One genomic region from Skermania piniformis encodes:
- the clpS gene encoding ATP-dependent Clp protease adapter ClpS — translation MIENVREFEDKPWVTVVWDDPVNLMHYVTFIFQKLFGYSKAKATELMMQVHQEGKAVVTSGSRDKMEHDVRRLHAAGLWATMQRDT, via the coding sequence ATGATCGAGAACGTTCGAGAATTCGAGGACAAGCCGTGGGTCACCGTGGTATGGGACGACCCGGTGAACTTGATGCATTACGTGACGTTCATCTTCCAGAAGCTGTTCGGTTACAGCAAGGCAAAAGCCACCGAGTTGATGATGCAGGTGCACCAAGAGGGCAAGGCCGTCGTCACCTCGGGATCCCGGGACAAGATGGAACATGATGTCCGTAGGCTGCATGCCGCGGGCCTGTGGGCGACGATGCAACGCGACACCTGA
- a CDS encoding ATP-dependent DNA helicase — translation MTDLPDVPTLLAAAVTALGGTPRTGQLAMANAVTHAIDIGEHLAVQAGTGTGKSLAYLVPALRHATGTGSTVVVSTATIALQRQLIDRDLPRLAATLAEPLGRRTEFAILKGRSNYLCLNKVHSAAPEEPDDEQLFDAFTVSRLGREVKRLSTWATETETGDRDDLTPGVSDRGWRQVSVSARECLGKSRCPFGEDCFAERARAQAGLADVVVTNHALLAIDAVSGISVLPEHDVVIVDEAHELVDRVTSVATAELAPAGIAAAVRRCGRLVEESDLDRLAAAGEAWADLLAELSPGRWDRLPTGADAVLALVRDAAWQVRTAAAPSRAAGAADPESAAARTAALAALDEVHDAAVRALTAFDEPDPARRRDVVWFAVDELRGTTRPVLRIAPLSVGGLLRSTLFEAVTVILTSATLQIGGSFNALAVNWGLPAQPAPTRSETAMANGAEPPKDAGGVRWSALDVGSPFDHTRAGILYIARHLAPPGRDGLAPAHLDEIAELVTAAGGRTLGLFSSMRAAKAAAEAMRERLDLPVLCQGEDATGALVRQFAADEPTSLFGTLSLWQGVDVPGPSLSLVILDRIPFPRPDDPLLVARQRAVESRGGNGFLAVAANHAALLLAQGTGRLLRSVQDRGVIAVLDSRLATARYGGYLRASLPPYWETADPELVRKALRRLVSE, via the coding sequence ATGACCGACCTGCCGGACGTCCCGACCCTGCTCGCGGCCGCCGTCACGGCACTCGGCGGAACTCCGCGCACCGGGCAGCTCGCGATGGCGAACGCCGTGACCCACGCCATCGACATCGGCGAACACCTGGCAGTACAAGCCGGGACCGGAACCGGCAAGTCCTTGGCTTACCTGGTACCCGCGTTGCGGCACGCGACGGGAACCGGCAGCACTGTCGTGGTCTCCACCGCCACGATCGCGCTGCAACGCCAGCTGATCGATCGAGACCTGCCCCGACTGGCCGCGACGCTCGCCGAGCCGCTGGGCCGGCGCACGGAGTTCGCGATTTTGAAAGGCCGGAGCAACTACCTGTGCCTGAACAAGGTGCACAGCGCCGCACCCGAGGAGCCGGACGACGAGCAGCTGTTCGACGCGTTCACGGTCTCGCGGCTCGGGCGGGAGGTGAAGCGGCTCAGCACGTGGGCCACCGAGACCGAGACCGGCGATCGGGACGACCTGACCCCCGGTGTCTCCGACCGCGGATGGCGGCAGGTCAGCGTCAGCGCACGGGAGTGTCTGGGCAAGTCACGCTGCCCGTTCGGCGAGGACTGCTTCGCCGAACGCGCCCGGGCGCAGGCCGGCCTGGCCGATGTGGTGGTGACCAACCATGCCCTGCTCGCGATCGACGCGGTGAGCGGCATCTCGGTATTGCCCGAGCACGACGTGGTGATCGTCGACGAGGCGCACGAACTGGTCGACCGGGTGACCAGCGTGGCCACTGCCGAGCTGGCCCCGGCCGGTATCGCCGCCGCGGTGCGGCGCTGCGGTCGGCTCGTCGAGGAGTCGGACCTGGACCGCCTGGCCGCGGCCGGCGAAGCTTGGGCGGACCTGCTGGCCGAGCTGTCACCCGGGCGTTGGGATCGGCTGCCGACGGGCGCCGACGCCGTCCTCGCGCTGGTCCGCGACGCCGCCTGGCAGGTGCGGACGGCCGCCGCGCCCAGCCGGGCCGCCGGGGCCGCCGATCCGGAGTCGGCCGCCGCCCGGACCGCGGCGCTCGCGGCACTCGACGAGGTGCACGACGCTGCGGTTCGCGCGCTCACCGCGTTCGACGAACCGGACCCGGCACGGCGTCGTGATGTGGTCTGGTTTGCCGTCGACGAGCTGCGCGGCACCACCCGACCGGTGTTGCGGATCGCCCCGCTGTCGGTGGGTGGCCTGCTGCGCAGCACACTGTTCGAAGCCGTCACGGTGATTCTGACTTCCGCGACGCTGCAGATCGGCGGCTCGTTCAACGCGCTTGCGGTGAATTGGGGGCTTCCGGCCCAGCCGGCCCCGACCCGCAGCGAAACGGCTATGGCCAACGGCGCCGAACCGCCGAAGGACGCGGGCGGGGTCCGTTGGTCGGCGCTCGACGTCGGCTCGCCGTTCGACCACACCAGGGCCGGGATCCTCTACATCGCGCGGCATCTGGCACCGCCGGGCCGAGATGGGTTGGCCCCGGCCCATCTCGACGAGATCGCCGAACTCGTCACCGCGGCGGGCGGGCGCACACTCGGACTGTTCTCCTCGATGCGGGCCGCCAAGGCCGCGGCGGAAGCCATGCGGGAGCGGCTCGACCTACCGGTGCTGTGCCAGGGCGAGGACGCGACCGGCGCCCTGGTCCGGCAGTTCGCCGCGGACGAGCCGACGTCACTGTTCGGCACGTTGTCGCTGTGGCAGGGGGTGGACGTACCCGGGCCGTCGCTGAGCCTGGTGATCCTCGACCGGATTCCGTTCCCTCGTCCCGACGACCCGCTGTTGGTGGCTCGGCAGCGGGCTGTCGAATCACGCGGTGGCAACGGCTTTCTCGCTGTCGCGGCGAACCACGCTGCGCTGCTGCTCGCGCAAGGTACCGGCCGGCTGCTGCGCTCGGTGCAGGACAGAGGAGTGATCGCCGTCCTCGATTCGCGTCTGGCTACCGCCCGGTACGGCGGGTATCTGCGCGCGTCACTACCGCCGTATTGGGAGACTGCCGATCCCGAGCTGGTCCGCAAGGCACTGCGGCGGTTGGTATCCGAGTAA
- a CDS encoding SipW-dependent-type signal peptide-containing protein, with product MSTARRLIRAVVGPRTRALLTLGTVFGLGAVATLAAWSDTATATSGILSTGTVDLALAGNQGNPAPYAFVGLSKTGMLPGHSVAATLPVQNVGSLPLQYTMTAAGAGTVAQYLTVAVFTGAASNTATTGSCSGGQLGSTVLGATTTVVPTRGPLAATGGNETLCFLVTLSAAAPASAQNQSATATFTFAATAS from the coding sequence GTGAGCACTGCTCGGCGCCTGATTCGTGCGGTGGTCGGTCCGCGAACGCGGGCCCTGCTCACCCTGGGCACGGTGTTCGGCCTGGGCGCGGTCGCGACCTTGGCCGCATGGAGCGACACCGCCACCGCTACCTCGGGGATCCTGTCCACCGGCACGGTCGATCTCGCGCTCGCCGGGAATCAGGGAAATCCGGCACCGTATGCGTTCGTCGGCCTGAGCAAGACCGGGATGCTCCCGGGTCACAGCGTGGCCGCGACGCTGCCGGTGCAGAACGTCGGCTCGTTACCGTTGCAGTACACGATGACCGCGGCCGGCGCCGGTACGGTGGCGCAGTACCTGACTGTCGCCGTGTTCACCGGTGCTGCCAGCAACACCGCAACCACCGGTTCGTGCTCCGGCGGTCAATTGGGCAGCACCGTGCTGGGCGCAACCACGACGGTTGTGCCGACCCGAGGTCCGCTGGCGGCCACAGGTGGCAACGAGACGCTGTGCTTTCTGGTGACGCTCTCGGCCGCGGCTCCGGCCTCGGCGCAGAATCAGAGTGCTACAGCCACATTCACGTTCGCCGCGACGGCGAGCTGA
- a CDS encoding signal peptidase I: protein MITAPIEHVEAEPTTAWWWLRQILSWSALMLVLLLLVVAVLIPWVSGATPYTVLTSSMRPTYPPGTLIVVRSVDPRKLAVGTAITYQIESGKPGVVTHRIIAIRDDGRGERRFITQGDNNNAPDKEPVRSVQVRGAVWYSVPYLGYLNNWTTGSRRSIAIYLLAGALFVYALYMFVGSSRSRRAVAGIERAGTERAETAPVEVVPVRPQLRRPPARAGVGRRYDCETEYWPEYRFAHHEDPEAPR from the coding sequence ATGATAACCGCACCAATCGAACACGTCGAAGCCGAGCCGACCACCGCATGGTGGTGGTTGCGACAGATCCTTTCCTGGTCTGCGCTGATGCTGGTTCTCTTGTTACTCGTTGTCGCCGTGTTGATTCCATGGGTATCGGGAGCGACGCCTTATACCGTGCTGACCTCGTCGATGCGGCCGACATATCCACCGGGAACGTTGATCGTGGTGCGCTCGGTCGATCCGAGGAAGCTGGCGGTCGGCACGGCGATCACCTACCAGATCGAATCCGGAAAGCCCGGTGTCGTCACCCATCGGATCATTGCGATCCGCGACGACGGACGCGGCGAGCGTCGGTTCATCACCCAGGGGGACAACAACAATGCCCCCGACAAGGAGCCGGTTCGGTCGGTTCAGGTGCGCGGCGCCGTGTGGTACAGCGTGCCGTACCTCGGTTATCTGAACAATTGGACTACCGGGTCGCGGCGATCGATCGCGATCTACCTCCTTGCCGGAGCGTTGTTCGTCTACGCGCTGTACATGTTCGTCGGTTCGTCACGCTCGCGGCGAGCCGTGGCCGGGATCGAACGTGCCGGTACCGAACGTGCCGAGACAGCACCCGTCGAGGTCGTTCCGGTCCGGCCGCAGCTGCGCCGGCCGCCCGCCCGCGCGGGAGTCGGGCGGCGCTACGACTGCGAAACCGAGTACTGGCCGGAGTATCGCTTCGCCCATCACGAGGATCCGGAGGCACCACGGTGA
- a CDS encoding alternate-type signal peptide domain-containing protein, which translates to MNQKVKGAMAAAAGGILLLGGLGSYALWEDSENIGGGPISSGELSIDPVGTPTWEDVSDITPGPIADISNFLIVPGDVLEYHASYMIAASGDNLKATLTADQAGITGDPALLAHVSSELAVTGLADGGSAGVYTVTDADAGSAIDVVVTLTFDRDTPDQVAQNEAINLADFNLALQQVRP; encoded by the coding sequence ATGAATCAGAAAGTCAAGGGGGCGATGGCCGCGGCTGCCGGCGGGATCCTGCTCCTGGGCGGGTTGGGATCGTATGCGCTCTGGGAAGATTCGGAGAATATCGGGGGTGGCCCGATCTCCTCCGGCGAGCTGTCGATCGATCCGGTCGGGACACCTACCTGGGAAGATGTCTCCGATATCACGCCGGGTCCGATCGCCGATATCAGCAACTTTCTGATCGTGCCGGGCGATGTGCTCGAGTACCACGCGAGCTACATGATCGCCGCGAGCGGCGACAATCTCAAGGCCACCTTGACTGCCGATCAGGCCGGGATCACCGGTGATCCGGCGCTGTTGGCGCACGTCAGCTCCGAGCTGGCCGTAACCGGCCTGGCCGACGGTGGCTCCGCCGGGGTCTACACCGTCACCGACGCCGATGCCGGTAGCGCGATCGACGTCGTGGTGACGTTGACCTTCGACAGGGACACTCCTGACCAGGTCGCGCAGAACGAGGCGATCAACCTGGCCGACTTCAATCTGGCGCTGCAGCAGGTTCGTCCGTAG
- a CDS encoding S24/S26 family peptidase, which yields MRDSTFRPLVIRLTREVALSVGAVAGLICIGFALSAVFFGMTPLIVRTGSMAPAIEPGALALARQVSAADLAVGDVISVERADGARVTHRIDSIEPGAGDTVTVALRGDANPTVDPDPYVIAGADRVTAVVPGAGYVAFWLSTPSALLVGAIVAAAALSVVIRPRPGSAARRGPLLGAAPVVLAVAAVVAVGGNRLVPTEAAFTDSAAAQAGFGTGAFPIPIPNPASFSCSSVLGLSLTLSWPHVAAGYNYQLIFKNSAGIQVGSPVVVTGVGSAGSTISYSIVLNNLGLTSSGTYTVELRSSNGGVVSGQAPLVLKINRSLLFATCVAPTTVTNSGTAGFAATSASSGELLRQAAAQVAPAATTTVPVSTAVPTTSAVPTTSAVPTTSAVPTTSAVPTTSAGASTVVITSSAPTSTAVATSTAAPTSTAAVAATTAEPVATAEPVAAPPPNSPATVFTGPADGVVVSLVTAAGISCRTVDPSPGEPTSGATVTLGCSDGATRSAAASALSPAGVAAASVSGVWQPGFLGTVVASALRA from the coding sequence ATGCGCGATTCGACTTTCCGCCCGCTGGTGATCCGGTTGACCCGTGAGGTCGCGCTGAGCGTCGGCGCCGTCGCCGGTCTGATCTGTATCGGATTTGCCTTGTCGGCGGTATTTTTCGGGATGACGCCGCTGATCGTGCGGACCGGTTCGATGGCGCCGGCGATCGAACCGGGGGCGCTGGCGCTCGCTCGCCAGGTATCGGCCGCCGACCTCGCGGTGGGTGATGTGATCAGCGTAGAACGGGCCGACGGCGCTCGGGTGACCCATCGAATCGATTCGATCGAGCCGGGCGCGGGGGACACCGTCACCGTGGCGCTGCGTGGCGATGCGAACCCGACCGTCGATCCGGATCCGTATGTTATCGCCGGTGCGGATCGGGTGACCGCGGTGGTTCCGGGGGCCGGCTACGTCGCCTTCTGGCTGTCCACGCCGAGCGCGCTGCTGGTGGGTGCGATCGTCGCTGCTGCTGCGCTGTCGGTGGTAATTCGACCACGGCCGGGATCGGCGGCGCGGCGCGGGCCGTTGCTCGGTGCGGCGCCGGTGGTGCTGGCCGTGGCTGCAGTGGTGGCCGTCGGTGGCAACCGGCTCGTGCCGACCGAGGCGGCATTCACCGACTCGGCCGCGGCGCAGGCCGGCTTCGGCACGGGTGCGTTTCCGATTCCGATTCCGAATCCGGCGAGCTTCAGTTGCTCGAGCGTGCTCGGCCTGTCTCTGACGCTCAGCTGGCCGCATGTTGCCGCCGGCTACAACTATCAGCTGATCTTCAAGAACAGCGCCGGCATCCAGGTCGGCAGTCCGGTCGTGGTGACCGGCGTCGGCAGTGCCGGCTCGACGATCAGCTACTCCATCGTGCTGAACAACCTGGGACTCACCTCGAGCGGTACCTACACGGTCGAGCTTCGATCGAGTAATGGCGGGGTCGTCTCGGGCCAGGCGCCGTTGGTGCTGAAGATCAATCGGTCGTTGCTCTTCGCCACGTGTGTTGCTCCGACCACAGTGACCAACTCCGGCACCGCAGGTTTCGCCGCCACCTCGGCGTCGAGCGGTGAACTGCTCCGCCAGGCAGCCGCTCAGGTGGCCCCGGCAGCAACCACCACCGTGCCGGTGTCCACGGCTGTGCCGACCACGAGCGCTGTGCCGACGACGAGCGCTGTGCCGACGACGAGCGCTGTGCCGACAACGAGCGCTGTGCCGACGACGAGCGCCGGGGCGTCCACGGTCGTGATCACCTCGTCGGCACCGACGAGCACGGCAGTGGCGACGAGCACGGCAGCACCGACGAGTACTGCGGCGGTCGCAGCAACCACGGCGGAGCCGGTTGCGACGGCGGAGCCGGTTGCCGCGCCGCCGCCGAACTCGCCGGCAACCGTGTTCACCGGACCGGCCGACGGCGTCGTCGTATCTCTTGTCACCGCCGCGGGGATCAGTTGTCGGACCGTCGATCCGTCGCCCGGCGAGCCGACGTCGGGTGCGACCGTGACACTCGGGTGTAGCGACGGTGCGACCCGCAGCGCGGCGGCGTCGGCGCTGAGTCCGGCCGGTGTGGCGGCTGCTTCCGTTTCCGGCGTCTGGCAGCCGGGCTTTCTCGGTACGGTTGTAGCGTCGGCTCTCCGTGCGTAA
- the glgP gene encoding alpha-glucan family phosphorylase, which yields MKAMRRFTVRAHLPQRLSALGELSVNLRWSWDGPTQDLFAAIDAVRWREVSHDPVRMLGEVPPARLDELAGDSEFLARLDAVAADLADYLTRPRWFQGQVAAGTLRVAGIAYFSMEFGVTEVLPNYSGGLGILAGDHLKAASDLGLPLIGVGLLYRSGYFRQSLTADGWQAEQYPALDPQGLPLRLFTDQGGAAPVLVHVAMPDRRVLRARVWIAQVGRVPLLLLDSDIAENDPELRGVTDRLYGGDQDHRIKQEILAGVGGVRAVRAFTAAHGIAEPEVFHMNEGHAGFLGVERIRELITDPAGGLDYDAALAAVRASTIFTTHTPVPAGIDRFPADLVRRYFGGTPEGGELLTGVGTERVLALGRESDPHVFNMAHMGLRLAQRSNGVSRLHGRVSREMFAPLWSGFDNDEVPIGSVTNGVHAPTWAAREWLELARELIGPELVAEARGWERLQEVDPRRLWETRNMLRAKLVVEVRRRVRASWLQRGASDAELAWTENIFDPDVLTIGFARRVPTYKRLTLMLRRPERLQQLLLDADRPVQLVVAGKSHPADDGGKSLIQQVVRFADRPDVRCRIAFLPDYDMSMARYLYWGCDVWLNNPIRPLEACGTSGMKAALNGGLNLSILDGWWDEMFDGENGWAIPTADGVVDEARRDDLEAAALYELLERSVLPKFYDRDATGLPVRWVEMVRHTLQSLGPKVLASRMVRDYTVGFYAPAAATARRIFADDRAGAKAVAEYRRRVETAWAGVAIVQVDSSGLPDTPEIGNRLELRATVRLGDLSPDDVVVQAVLGRVSPDDELTETTIVPMTWSGGDAGGQVYVVQTPVPLSGAVGYTVRVLPHNDLLISDAELGLITTPHG from the coding sequence GTGAAGGCGATGCGTCGGTTCACCGTCCGGGCCCATCTGCCGCAGCGCCTGTCGGCGCTCGGCGAACTATCGGTAAACCTGCGATGGTCCTGGGACGGGCCGACTCAGGACCTGTTCGCCGCGATCGACGCCGTCCGGTGGCGGGAGGTGAGCCACGATCCGGTGCGGATGCTCGGCGAGGTGCCGCCCGCTCGGCTCGACGAGTTGGCCGGCGATTCCGAGTTCCTCGCCCGGCTGGACGCCGTGGCCGCCGACCTCGCCGACTATCTGACTCGGCCGCGGTGGTTTCAGGGCCAGGTCGCTGCGGGAACGCTCCGGGTGGCCGGCATCGCGTACTTCTCCATGGAGTTCGGGGTCACCGAGGTATTGCCGAACTACTCGGGCGGCTTGGGTATCCTCGCCGGCGATCATCTCAAAGCAGCCTCCGACCTGGGGCTGCCGCTGATCGGGGTGGGACTGCTCTACCGGTCCGGCTACTTCCGCCAGTCGCTCACCGCCGACGGCTGGCAAGCGGAGCAGTACCCGGCGCTCGATCCGCAGGGCCTGCCGCTTCGGTTGTTCACCGATCAGGGGGGTGCGGCTCCGGTTCTGGTGCATGTCGCGATGCCCGACCGGCGGGTGCTGCGCGCGCGGGTGTGGATCGCGCAGGTAGGTCGCGTACCGCTGCTGTTGCTGGACTCCGACATCGCGGAGAACGATCCGGAGTTGCGGGGTGTGACCGACCGCCTGTACGGCGGTGATCAGGACCACCGGATCAAGCAGGAGATCCTGGCCGGTGTCGGCGGCGTCCGGGCGGTGCGCGCATTTACCGCCGCGCACGGGATCGCCGAGCCCGAGGTATTCCACATGAACGAGGGGCACGCGGGGTTTCTCGGTGTCGAACGAATTCGGGAGTTGATCACCGATCCGGCCGGTGGCCTCGACTACGATGCCGCACTTGCCGCCGTCCGCGCCAGCACGATTTTCACCACGCATACCCCGGTGCCGGCCGGAATCGATCGATTTCCGGCCGACCTGGTGCGCCGCTACTTCGGCGGTACGCCCGAGGGCGGCGAGCTGTTGACCGGAGTCGGCACCGAGCGGGTGTTGGCCCTCGGCCGGGAGTCGGACCCGCACGTGTTCAATATGGCGCACATGGGACTGCGCCTGGCGCAGCGCAGCAACGGGGTCTCCCGGCTGCACGGGCGGGTCAGTCGAGAGATGTTCGCCCCGTTGTGGTCCGGCTTCGACAACGACGAGGTACCGATCGGCTCGGTCACCAACGGGGTGCACGCCCCCACCTGGGCTGCCCGGGAGTGGCTGGAGTTGGCCCGCGAGTTGATCGGACCCGAGCTCGTGGCGGAGGCGCGCGGTTGGGAACGGTTGCAGGAGGTGGACCCGAGACGACTCTGGGAAACTCGAAATATGTTGCGGGCCAAACTGGTCGTCGAAGTACGGCGCCGGGTCCGAGCGTCCTGGCTGCAGCGCGGCGCCTCCGATGCCGAACTCGCCTGGACCGAGAACATCTTCGACCCGGATGTGCTCACCATCGGGTTTGCCCGGCGGGTCCCGACCTACAAACGGCTGACCTTGATGTTGCGCCGTCCGGAGCGGCTCCAGCAGTTGCTGCTGGATGCCGATCGACCCGTGCAACTGGTTGTCGCCGGTAAGAGTCATCCGGCCGACGACGGTGGAAAGTCGTTGATCCAACAGGTCGTCCGGTTCGCCGACCGACCCGATGTGCGGTGCCGGATCGCCTTCCTGCCGGACTACGACATGTCGATGGCCCGGTATCTCTACTGGGGTTGCGATGTCTGGTTGAACAACCCGATCCGGCCGTTGGAAGCGTGCGGCACGTCGGGGATGAAAGCAGCATTGAACGGTGGTCTGAACCTGTCCATTCTGGACGGTTGGTGGGATGAGATGTTCGACGGGGAGAACGGTTGGGCGATTCCCACCGCCGACGGCGTCGTCGACGAGGCCCGCCGCGACGACCTGGAGGCGGCGGCGCTCTACGAGCTGTTGGAACGTTCGGTACTACCCAAATTCTACGATCGCGATGCGACCGGCCTGCCCGTCCGCTGGGTCGAGATGGTGCGCCACACCTTGCAGAGCCTGGGACCGAAGGTGCTGGCGTCCCGGATGGTTCGCGACTACACCGTCGGGTTCTACGCGCCGGCGGCCGCGACCGCCCGGCGTATCTTTGCCGACGATCGCGCTGGAGCCAAGGCGGTTGCCGAGTACCGTCGGCGGGTCGAGACGGCTTGGGCCGGCGTGGCCATCGTGCAGGTGGACAGTTCCGGGCTGCCGGACACCCCCGAGATCGGCAACCGGCTGGAGTTGCGGGCAACGGTGCGGCTGGGCGATCTGAGTCCGGACGACGTTGTCGTGCAGGCAGTGCTGGGACGAGTGTCGCCGGACGACGAGCTGACCGAGACCACGATCGTGCCGATGACCTGGTCCGGGGGTGACGCCGGCGGCCAGGTGTACGTCGTGCAGACGCCGGTTCCGTTGTCCGGCGCGGTCGGCTACACCGTGCGGGTGCTACCGCACAACGATCTGCTGATTTCGGACGCCGAACTCGGTTTGATCACCACGCCACACGGCTAG
- a CDS encoding DUF7144 family membrane protein, with amino-acid sequence MTTTPNQRRVARDVSMLAAVLIIVTGTVQALEGLSAIIDDKMFVVADGYAFQLDTTTWGWLHLLFGVALVAVGAAIFSGQAWARMVGILLAALSVVANFLWLPYYPIWAILIIALDVFVIWALAENSDR; translated from the coding sequence ATGACCACCACCCCGAATCAGCGACGCGTTGCACGCGACGTGAGCATGCTTGCGGCAGTACTGATCATCGTCACCGGCACCGTGCAGGCCTTGGAAGGCCTCTCGGCAATCATCGACGACAAGATGTTCGTGGTGGCGGACGGCTATGCCTTCCAGTTGGACACCACCACCTGGGGCTGGCTGCACCTGCTGTTCGGCGTGGCCCTGGTAGCCGTCGGCGCCGCGATCTTCTCCGGACAGGCGTGGGCTCGCATGGTCGGGATACTGCTCGCCGCGCTGTCGGTGGTGGCCAACTTCCTGTGGCTGCCCTACTACCCGATCTGGGCGATTCTGATCATCGCGCTGGATGTGTTCGTCATCTGGGCACTGGCCGAAAACTCCGACCGCTGA